In the Cololabis saira isolate AMF1-May2022 chromosome 7, fColSai1.1, whole genome shotgun sequence genome, one interval contains:
- the LOC133447472 gene encoding signal-regulatory protein beta-2-like has protein sequence MCLLIYAILMIRQGCCTGDYVFGTKTVSVGQNVTLTCPRETTSLQQESLYWMRIVSGNQPEVLGATYVFDASDSISKTPDVTAKQESQTFILHINETKLRDTGLYFCIKVHSLNMMILKGEFLRIKGPEPDTTAVTQVFPSDPVHPGEQITLDCSVFSDSEKKTCPSNVYWFRAGSEESHPSLIYAHKNSSGDCNSSPETRSAQKCDYSFSKTVSSTDAGTYYCAVASCGQILFGNGAKLEIKASDMWDLQTANVILCLLCAALTTSLVVITFLVYTLKKKSCSCFNGN, from the exons ATGTGTCTCCTAATTTATGCGATATTGATGATCAGACAAGGAT GTTGCACAGGTGATTATGTATTTGGGACAAAGACCGTTTCTGTTGGACAAAATGTGACCTTGACGTGCCCTCGTGAGACGACTAGTCTGCAGCAAGAATCTTTGTATTGGATGAGAATTGTTTCTGGAAACCAGCCTGAAGTCTTGGGAGCAACATACGTCTTTGATGCTTCTGACAGCATTAGTAAAACTCCTGACGTCACTGCAAAACAAGAGAGTCAAACTTTTATTCTACATATAAATGAAACTAAACTGAGAGATACCGGTCTTTACTTTTGTATTAAAGTCCATTCCTTGAACATGATGATTTTGAAGGGAGAATTTCTGAGGattaaag gaccagaaccagatacAACTGCTGTCACTCAAGTGTTTCCATCTGATCCAGTTCATCCAGGAGAACAAATAACTCTGGATTGTTCAGTCTTTTCTGACTCTGAGAAGAAAACATGTCCATCAAATGTGTACTGGTTCAGAGCTGGATCAGAAGAGTCTCATCCTAGTTTGATTTAtgctcataaaaacagttctggtGACTGTAACAGTAGTCCTGAGACTCGCTCTGCTCAGAAATGtgactacagcttctccaagaCCGTCAGCTCCACTGATGCTGGGACTTACTACTGTGCTGTGGCCTCATGTGGACAGATATTATTTGGAAACGGAGCTAAACTGGAAATCAAAG CCTCAGACATGTGGGATTTACAAACGGCCAATGTGATTCTCTGTCTGCTTTGTGCTGCTTTGACAACAAGTCTTGTTGTAATAACTTTCCTCGTTTACACCCTCAAGAAGAAAAGCTGCAGTTGTTTCAATGGTAACTAA
- the LOC133447473 gene encoding uncharacterized protein LOC133447473 isoform X1, whose translation MCFLIYALLMIRQGCCTGDYIFGTKTVSVGQNVTLTCPRDRTLSQLEPFYWMRIVSGNRPELLGATFAFDGDSTSKTPDITAKQEKQTFILHIKETKLSDTGFYFCIKVYALNLMFLKGEFLRIKGPEPDTIAVSQVSQSDPVHPGEQITLNCSVFSDSEKKTCPSNVYWFRAGSDESHPSLIYAHKNSSGECNSSPETRSAQKCDYSFSKTVSSTDAGTYYCAVASCGHILFGNGAKLEIKDMWDLQTANVILCLLCAALTTSLVVITFLVYTIKKKSCSCFNDPVTTRGDRQIQERNEDSLVYSETAFSKRKAGRAERRHVQRPQEIIYSDVRV comes from the exons ATGTGTTTCCTAATTTATGCTCTGTTGATGATCAGACAAGGAT GTTGCACAGGTGATTATATATTTGGGACAAAGACCGTTTCTGTTGGACAAAATGTGACCTTGACGTGCCCTCGTGACAGGACTCTTTCGCAGCTAGAACCTTTCTATTGGATGAGAATTGTTTCTGGAAACCGGCCTGAACTCTTGGGAGCAACATTTGCCTTTGATGGTGACAGCACTAGTAAAACTCCTGACATCACTGCAAAACAAGAGAAACAAACTTTTATTCTACATATCAAGGAAACTAAACTGAGTGATACtggtttttacttttgtattaaAGTCTATGCCTTGAACCTGATGTTTTTGAAGGGAGAATTTCTGAGGATTAAag gaccagaaccagatacAATTGCTGTTTCTCAAGTGTCTCAATCGGATCCAGTTCATCCAGGAGAACAAATAACTCTGAATTGTTCAGTCTTTTCTGACTCTGAGAAGAAAACATGTCCATCAAATGTGTACTGGTTCAGAGCTGGATCAGATGAGTCTCATCCTAGTTTGATTTAtgctcataaaaacagttctggtGAATGTAACAGTAGTCCTGAGACTCGCTCTGCTCAGAAATGtgactacagcttctccaagaCCGTCAGCTCCACTGATGCTGGGACTTACTACTGTGCTGTGGCCTCATGTGGACACATATTATTTGGAAACGGCGCTAAACTGGAAATCAAAG ACATGTGGGATTTACAAACGGCCAATGTGATTCTCTGTCTGCTTTGTGCTGCTTTGACAACAAGTCTTGTTGTAATAACTTTCCTCGTTTACACCATCAAGAAGAAAAGCTGCAGTTGTTTCAATG ATCCTGTAACGACCCGTGGTGATCGGCAAATTCAAGAG AGGAACGAGGACTCCTTGGTTTATTCAGAAACCGCCTTCTCCAAGCGGAAAGCTGGCAGAGCCGAGAGAAGACATGTACAAAGACCACAGGAGATAATCTACAGCGATGTTAGAGTttaa